A region from the Muribaculum gordoncarteri genome encodes:
- the glpA gene encoding anaerobic glycerol-3-phosphate dehydrogenase subunit A, translating to MDNNLGKKHYDVIVIGGGATGAGTARDCAIRGLKTLLVERFDFTAGATGRNHGLLHSGARYAVTDPESAAECIKENMILRKIARHCVEDTGGLFITLPDDDLGYQATFVEACHKAGINAEIIDPDEAIRIEPAVNHRLIGAVKVPDGSIDPFRLTVANVIDARRHGADVMTYNQVVGFVIEQNRVMGVKLRDNKTGEESTVYSDLVINAGGIWGHLIAELAGVRINMFPAKGALLIFGHRINNVVINRCRKPADADILVPGDTISLIGTTSSRIPYDQIDNMEVTPEEVDILMREGIKIAPSIAYTRILRAYAGVRPLVAADNDPSGRSISRGIVCLDHATRDGLEGFITITGGKLMTYRLMAEWATDMACRKLGRDVKCVTAETPLPGSETADLAEAKHHHKAHIIELSTDQKAAEGRHGTLSSHIAYQTEEDEAVVCECEQVSVGEIKYAIDELHVENLINLRRRTRLGMGTCQGELCACRAAGILVKANKCVDRTLRDLSAFINERWKGMYPVAWGESLVEAQLMSWLYEGVCGLDRIAEPEDKIDEQ from the coding sequence ATGGATAATAATCTCGGTAAAAAACATTACGATGTCATCGTGATAGGCGGCGGTGCCACCGGAGCCGGTACAGCGCGTGACTGCGCGATAAGAGGGTTGAAGACTCTTCTTGTCGAGCGGTTTGACTTTACCGCAGGTGCCACAGGGCGCAATCACGGACTTCTCCACAGCGGAGCGCGATATGCTGTCACCGACCCGGAGTCGGCCGCTGAGTGTATAAAGGAGAACATGATACTCCGCAAAATCGCCCGACATTGCGTTGAGGATACCGGAGGACTGTTCATCACTCTCCCCGATGACGACCTTGGCTATCAGGCCACATTTGTGGAGGCATGTCACAAGGCCGGCATCAACGCCGAGATAATCGATCCCGATGAGGCCATACGCATAGAGCCGGCTGTCAACCATCGGCTCATAGGAGCGGTAAAGGTTCCCGACGGATCCATTGACCCGTTCAGGCTTACGGTTGCCAATGTGATTGATGCCCGTCGTCACGGAGCCGATGTGATGACCTATAATCAGGTAGTGGGATTTGTCATCGAGCAAAACCGTGTGATGGGCGTAAAGCTGCGCGACAACAAGACCGGCGAAGAGTCGACCGTTTACTCCGACCTCGTGATAAACGCCGGCGGTATATGGGGACACCTCATTGCCGAGCTTGCCGGAGTGCGCATCAACATGTTCCCGGCCAAGGGCGCGTTGCTCATCTTCGGTCACCGCATCAACAATGTAGTGATCAACCGCTGTCGCAAGCCGGCCGATGCCGACATCCTTGTGCCGGGCGACACAATTTCGCTCATAGGCACAACTTCGAGCCGCATACCTTACGATCAAATCGACAATATGGAAGTGACTCCCGAGGAGGTTGACATACTCATGAGGGAGGGTATAAAGATAGCGCCGAGCATAGCCTATACGCGCATCCTGCGTGCTTATGCCGGTGTGCGCCCCCTTGTGGCCGCCGACAACGACCCGTCGGGCCGAAGCATAAGCCGAGGCATCGTGTGTCTTGATCATGCCACGCGTGACGGTCTTGAGGGATTCATAACCATAACCGGCGGCAAGCTCATGACCTACCGCCTGATGGCCGAGTGGGCTACCGACATGGCATGCCGCAAGCTTGGTCGCGATGTGAAGTGCGTTACGGCTGAAACCCCGCTCCCGGGTTCGGAAACAGCCGACCTGGCCGAGGCCAAGCATCACCACAAGGCCCACATCATAGAGCTCAGCACCGACCAGAAGGCCGCCGAAGGGCGTCACGGCACACTGAGCAGCCACATTGCCTATCAAACCGAGGAGGACGAGGCTGTGGTGTGTGAGTGTGAACAGGTTTCGGTGGGCGAGATAAAATATGCCATCGACGAGCTTCATGTCGAGAACCTTATAAATCTGCGTCGTCGCACACGACTGGGAATGGGCACGTGCCAGGGCGAGCTGTGTGCCTGCCGCGCCGCCGGAATACTCGTTAAGGCCAACAAGTGTGTCGACCGCACGTTGCGCGACCTGTCGGCGTTCATCAACGAGCGCTGGAAGGGAATGTACCCCGTGGCATGGGGCGAGTCGCTTGTCGAGGCGCAGCTCATGTCGTGGCTCTACGAAGGTGTGTGCGGACTTGACCGAATAGCCGAGCCTGAGGATAAGATTGACGAACAATAA
- a CDS encoding regulatory protein RecX produces MAKRAVTADEARVRLETLCARSEQCRSEVRRKLVTWGISAAEREAIVERLIERRFVDDERYARAYVRDKFIFSRWGRRKIALGLASKRIPRDVADEALRDEIDEEDYLVALRSLLRAKARGMERPVGRDDRMRLFRFGVQRGFEPGLVGDALRTVDCDDDDDE; encoded by the coding sequence ATGGCTAAGCGTGCCGTTACCGCCGATGAAGCCCGCGTGAGGCTTGAAACACTGTGCGCCCGTTCCGAGCAGTGCAGAAGCGAGGTGCGCCGCAAGCTTGTGACATGGGGCATCTCTGCCGCCGAGCGCGAGGCCATTGTTGAGCGACTTATCGAGCGGCGGTTTGTCGATGACGAGCGTTATGCACGGGCCTATGTGCGTGACAAGTTCATATTCAGCCGCTGGGGTCGGCGCAAGATCGCTCTCGGACTTGCCTCCAAGCGCATTCCGCGTGATGTGGCCGATGAGGCGTTGCGTGACGAAATCGACGAGGAGGATTATCTTGTTGCCCTGAGGTCGCTGTTGCGGGCTAAGGCGCGAGGCATGGAGCGGCCTGTCGGGCGTGACGACCGTATGCGGCTCTTCCGATTCGGCGTTCAGCGAGGTTTTGAACCGGGCCTTGTGGGCGACGCGCTCAGGACGGTCGATTGTGATGATGACGATGATGAATGA
- the glpB gene encoding anaerobic glycerol-3-phosphate dehydrogenase subunit GlpB, whose amino-acid sequence MKYDIVIIGGGLSGLVSGILLTKAGRKVAIVSSGHSALHFSSGSFGLFGQRDGNFVERPLEAIAKLPASHPYRKVGIDAITDYVKRVKPLFAEAGINTHGSEERNHYRLTPIGAFKPAWLTIDDYATVGKPDNLPWGKVAIINFNGYLDFYPSFIAKGLEEAGLSCSLKSFTLPELETLRKSSTEMRAANIARVIVGDVIGDVAREVNRLAGDADTVLMPAVIGLFDDEPVKLLREKVDRPLYFVSTQPMSVGGMRSQIRLRRYFKKLGGTYLLGDSVTNGVAEGDRMMKIFTVNLGDMELSADYFILASGSFFSYGIMANPVSIYEPIFGLDIKAPTTRSEWYHKDIFKDHAYMKYGVTTDDEFRVMKDGRTLDNMYAVGAVLGGCNSMKEESGAGVALMTSMKVVDNILAR is encoded by the coding sequence ATGAAGTACGACATTGTAATAATAGGAGGCGGACTTAGCGGACTCGTGAGCGGTATTTTGCTGACAAAGGCAGGCCGCAAGGTCGCCATAGTATCTTCGGGACACAGCGCGCTGCATTTCAGTTCGGGCTCTTTCGGCCTGTTCGGGCAGCGTGACGGAAACTTTGTGGAGCGTCCCCTGGAGGCAATCGCAAAACTCCCCGCGTCACACCCCTACCGCAAGGTGGGCATTGATGCGATAACCGATTACGTAAAGCGTGTAAAGCCTCTCTTTGCCGAGGCGGGAATCAACACCCACGGCAGCGAGGAGCGCAATCATTACCGCCTAACTCCCATAGGCGCTTTCAAGCCTGCCTGGCTCACGATCGACGACTATGCCACAGTGGGAAAGCCTGACAATCTTCCATGGGGAAAGGTGGCCATAATCAACTTTAACGGCTATCTCGATTTCTATCCGAGTTTCATTGCCAAGGGGCTTGAGGAAGCCGGTTTGAGCTGCTCGCTGAAATCGTTTACGCTGCCTGAGCTCGAAACCCTGCGCAAGAGCTCAACCGAGATGCGCGCCGCCAATATAGCGCGTGTCATCGTGGGCGATGTCATCGGCGATGTGGCCCGTGAGGTCAACCGCCTTGCCGGCGATGCCGACACGGTGCTGATGCCGGCCGTCATCGGACTCTTTGACGATGAACCCGTCAAGCTTCTGCGCGAGAAGGTTGACCGTCCGCTCTACTTTGTGTCGACGCAGCCCATGTCGGTGGGCGGAATGCGTTCGCAGATACGCCTGCGCCGTTACTTTAAAAAGCTCGGCGGCACCTATCTGCTTGGCGACAGCGTCACCAACGGAGTTGCCGAGGGCGACAGGATGATGAAGATATTTACGGTCAATCTCGGGGACATGGAGCTTTCGGCCGACTACTTCATCCTCGCGAGCGGAAGTTTCTTCAGCTACGGCATCATGGCCAACCCGGTGTCGATATACGAGCCTATATTCGGGCTTGACATTAAGGCTCCGACAACGAGGAGCGAGTGGTACCATAAGGATATTTTCAAAGATCACGCCTACATGAAGTATGGAGTGACGACCGATGATGAGTTCCGCGTCATGAAGGATGGCCGGACTCTTGACAACATGTATGCCGTGGGCGCGGTGCTCGGCGGCTGCAATTCGATGAAGGAGGAGTCGGGCGCCGGAGTTGCGCTGATGACTTCCATGAAGGTTGTTGATAACATTTTAGCCCGATGA
- a CDS encoding ComF family protein encodes MDVKWIDGVLRMIYPQVCEVCGRSLCRGEDVMCLHCLRQLPRVSSNGDDFNLLHERLASTVAIERAAGYFHYYKESPYVKLIHQAKYSSRPVVARKIARRFARELSRDGFFDGIDMIVPVPLHRWKLMRRGYNQSDYIARGIADVTGLEVSHSLVASRGHATQTARNSYQRWVNAGSVYELRDGASVAGRHVLVVDDVITTGATLLACCEAIHRVEPSARLSVLALGVAHLS; translated from the coding sequence ATGGATGTGAAGTGGATCGACGGGGTGTTGAGGATGATATATCCGCAGGTGTGCGAAGTGTGCGGACGCTCGTTGTGCCGTGGCGAGGATGTGATGTGCCTGCACTGTTTGCGTCAGTTGCCGCGTGTAAGTTCCAACGGCGACGACTTCAACCTGCTCCATGAACGCCTGGCCTCCACGGTGGCGATAGAGCGTGCCGCCGGATATTTCCATTATTATAAGGAGAGCCCCTATGTGAAGCTGATTCATCAGGCCAAGTATTCGTCACGCCCCGTGGTGGCGCGAAAGATAGCGCGACGGTTTGCAAGGGAGCTGTCGCGTGACGGATTCTTCGACGGCATCGACATGATTGTCCCGGTGCCTCTTCACCGGTGGAAGCTGATGCGTCGCGGATACAACCAGAGCGACTATATAGCGCGGGGCATTGCCGATGTCACGGGACTTGAGGTGTCGCACTCGCTTGTGGCGTCGAGAGGTCACGCCACGCAGACGGCGCGTAACAGCTATCAGCGATGGGTTAATGCGGGAAGTGTGTATGAGTTGCGCGATGGAGCAAGTGTGGCGGGTCGGCATGTATTGGTGGTCGATGATGTCATCACCACGGGGGCCACGCTGCTTGCCTGCTGTGAGGCGATACACCGTGTCGAGCCGTCGGCGCGGCTGTCGGTGCTTGCCCTCGGGGTGGCGCATCTGTCGTGA
- a CDS encoding glycerophosphodiester phosphodiesterase family protein, translating to MSKCFIKVGLVSALTVLAFTSCQEEQDFTNENVDATRVQVNTISEEMAKVRDYVPMYAVMAHRGSTFWGPEETEAAWRWAREMGADYLESDLQCTKDGVILANHDENLCRTTNIENVYGEYVPQTRKQFYMDHGCTAAEAEELYKKDVASFRPYYAMSYMYDELLALDAGTWFNQSSLEQARPNFEPASPSNPMGQHQYVSALSDQIAFAEGKILKRNSQGERIYSITGKWDANNPYDCLTYHLEYEPDPQDTGNRPGVYIEFKESWLNPKDFEHRVYQELDRLGWNIITKPCDGVPNYKDGKVNVGNSNGKVVLQTFSLESLRRTADEFQGKIPMCFLLWEGKGATDLKFNTPQGYADFINMALEYKAHIIGPSIAGAPNNYGELDAPWQAYLIARSGMLNHPYSFDSYAQMGKYMGQYNFGNPTQFDDLLGVTVNGKLWTVYLDGLFTNRSELTLRYLIENGFRCNPQFGNEYAPAYVPDPLKTLERLGY from the coding sequence ATGAGCAAATGTTTTATTAAAGTCGGTTTAGTTTCCGCTTTGACAGTTTTGGCCTTCACTTCATGCCAGGAGGAACAGGACTTTACAAATGAAAATGTCGATGCCACACGCGTACAAGTCAACACCATTTCCGAGGAGATGGCAAAGGTGCGTGACTACGTGCCCATGTATGCAGTGATGGCTCACCGAGGGTCTACATTCTGGGGACCTGAGGAAACCGAAGCTGCATGGCGATGGGCCCGAGAGATGGGTGCCGACTACCTTGAATCGGACCTCCAGTGTACGAAGGACGGCGTGATTCTCGCCAACCATGATGAAAACCTGTGTCGCACGACCAACATCGAGAATGTCTACGGTGAGTATGTGCCGCAGACCCGTAAGCAGTTCTACATGGACCACGGCTGTACTGCCGCCGAGGCCGAGGAGCTTTATAAAAAGGATGTGGCAAGTTTCCGACCCTACTACGCCATGTCATATATGTATGACGAGCTTCTTGCTCTTGATGCCGGAACATGGTTCAACCAGTCGAGCCTTGAACAGGCGCGCCCCAACTTTGAGCCTGCATCGCCCTCCAACCCCATGGGACAGCATCAATATGTGTCGGCCCTTTCCGACCAGATCGCTTTTGCCGAGGGTAAAATCCTGAAGAGAAACTCGCAGGGCGAGCGCATATACAGCATCACCGGCAAGTGGGATGCCAACAATCCCTACGATTGCCTCACCTATCATCTTGAATACGAGCCCGACCCCCAGGATACAGGCAACCGCCCCGGTGTCTACATCGAGTTCAAGGAGTCATGGCTGAACCCCAAGGACTTTGAGCACCGTGTATATCAGGAGCTCGACCGTCTTGGATGGAACATAATCACCAAGCCTTGTGACGGTGTGCCTAACTATAAGGACGGAAAGGTCAACGTGGGTAACTCCAACGGTAAGGTAGTGCTGCAGACATTCTCGCTTGAATCGCTGCGCCGCACGGCCGATGAGTTCCAGGGCAAGATTCCTATGTGCTTCCTGCTATGGGAAGGCAAGGGTGCTACCGACCTCAAGTTCAACACTCCCCAGGGTTATGCCGACTTCATCAACATGGCTCTCGAATACAAGGCCCACATCATTGGCCCGTCGATTGCCGGCGCTCCCAACAACTACGGCGAGCTTGACGCACCCTGGCAGGCCTACCTGATCGCCCGCTCGGGAATGCTCAACCACCCCTATTCATTTGACTCCTATGCCCAGATGGGTAAGTACATGGGACAGTACAACTTCGGTAATCCCACTCAGTTTGACGATTTGCTCGGTGTTACGGTCAACGGCAAGTTGTGGACTGTGTACCTTGACGGTCTTTTCACCAACCGCTCGGAGCTGACACTGCGTTATCTCATCGAAAACGGCTTCCGCTGCAACCCGCAGTTCGGCAACGAATATGCTCCCGCTTATGTGCCTGATCCTCTTAAAACTCTTGAACGACTTGGCTACTAA
- a CDS encoding DeoR/GlpR family DNA-binding transcription regulator, with translation MTKDERHKLIIDTLMMHESIQVSDLSLLLDVSAVTIRKDLTELEKLNKLYRSHGRAILINPYINNRSVNEKEKLARSEKEHIGRMAASLITKDDSIIIASGTTVLAFARCIRPIHRLTVISASIQVSEILAANESIDVVQLGGSLRTSSLSVVGKYAESPLAEFSCSKLFLGVDGIDLDFGITTTDIREADLNKIMMHTAQKTIVLADSSKFRRRGFSKIANMDEIDLIITDEGISDKIANRIEELGIELTVVPVTQKQ, from the coding sequence ATGACCAAAGACGAGCGCCACAAGCTTATTATCGATACCTTGATGATGCATGAATCCATCCAAGTATCGGATCTTTCCTTACTCCTCGATGTATCGGCAGTTACGATTCGCAAGGACCTGACCGAGCTCGAGAAACTCAACAAGCTATATCGAAGCCACGGAAGAGCCATCCTCATAAACCCCTACATCAACAACCGCTCGGTAAACGAAAAAGAGAAACTCGCACGCAGCGAAAAAGAGCACATAGGCCGAATGGCGGCTTCGCTGATAACCAAGGACGACTCCATAATAATAGCATCGGGCACCACGGTGCTTGCCTTTGCGCGTTGCATACGCCCCATACACCGGCTTACCGTAATCTCGGCCTCGATTCAGGTGTCGGAGATACTTGCCGCCAACGAGTCGATCGATGTAGTGCAGCTGGGAGGGTCGTTACGCACAAGCAGCCTCTCGGTAGTAGGAAAATACGCCGAGTCGCCCCTTGCCGAGTTTTCATGCAGCAAGCTTTTTCTCGGTGTCGACGGAATAGACCTCGACTTCGGGATAACCACAACCGACATACGCGAGGCCGACCTCAACAAAATCATGATGCACACGGCTCAGAAGACAATCGTGCTTGCCGACTCGTCGAAATTCCGCCGCCGAGGATTCAGCAAAATCGCCAACATGGATGAAATAGACCTGATAATAACCGACGAAGGAATATCGGACAAAATAGCCAACCGCATCGAAGAGCTCGGAATCGAGCTGACAGTGGTGCCTGTGACACAAAAACAATAG
- the pgtP gene encoding phosphoglycerate transporter protein PgtP: MWKFLAPPAYKAEMPAEKVDSNYKKLRWQVFLGIFIGYAGFYIVRKNFSMAIPELAPFGFETGELSIVLSMNAIAYALSKFLMGSVSDRSNARVFLPLGLVLAAISMAFMIVPVTAIGPEHKMWAIALMAVLNFLVGWFNGMGWPPCGRVMTHWFSIKERGTKMSIWNCAHNVGGALVGPMAVYGAIWFGSWFYGSQTKYYFLIGTYAFPAAVAIFIAILAYILIRDTPQSCGLPSIEKYRNDYPKNYSEKHEQVLTAKEIFFKYVFNNKMLWFIAIANAFVYMVRYGCLDWAPAFLKDSQGYDIKDAGWAYFAYEFAAIPGTLVCGWLSDKVFKGRRAITTIIFMALVAVFILLYWRFSYNYTIVTLSLIGIGFFIYGPVMLIGVQALDLAPKNAAGTAAGLTGFFGYFFGTAILANIVIGYVAGSVGWDWTFVLLLAACALSILFISFTAKEERYLLQNKNQ; encoded by the coding sequence ATGTGGAAATTTTTAGCTCCACCGGCTTATAAGGCTGAAATGCCGGCGGAAAAGGTCGATTCTAACTATAAGAAACTGCGATGGCAGGTGTTCTTGGGCATATTCATCGGTTATGCGGGTTTCTACATCGTGCGAAAGAACTTTTCCATGGCCATACCGGAGCTTGCACCGTTCGGCTTTGAAACCGGAGAACTTAGTATCGTATTGTCGATGAACGCAATCGCCTATGCTTTGTCTAAATTCTTGATGGGCAGCGTTTCCGACCGAAGTAACGCACGTGTATTCCTGCCGCTCGGACTTGTGCTGGCCGCTATTTCAATGGCGTTCATGATTGTGCCTGTGACTGCTATCGGTCCCGAACACAAGATGTGGGCCATTGCGCTTATGGCAGTGTTGAACTTCCTTGTAGGATGGTTCAATGGAATGGGCTGGCCTCCGTGCGGACGCGTCATGACCCATTGGTTCTCAATCAAGGAGCGCGGCACAAAGATGTCGATATGGAACTGCGCACACAACGTTGGCGGCGCACTCGTGGGCCCCATGGCAGTGTACGGCGCTATTTGGTTCGGCTCATGGTTCTACGGCAGCCAGACCAAGTACTACTTCCTTATCGGTACCTATGCCTTCCCGGCAGCTGTGGCAATATTCATAGCGATACTTGCCTACATACTCATTCGCGACACCCCTCAGTCGTGCGGACTGCCTTCGATCGAGAAGTATCGCAACGACTATCCCAAGAATTACAGCGAGAAGCACGAGCAGGTGCTTACCGCCAAGGAGATATTCTTCAAATATGTCTTTAACAACAAGATGCTCTGGTTTATCGCCATTGCCAACGCATTCGTCTACATGGTGCGTTACGGATGCCTCGACTGGGCTCCGGCGTTCCTGAAGGACTCGCAGGGCTACGACATCAAGGACGCAGGTTGGGCTTACTTCGCCTATGAGTTTGCGGCTATTCCCGGCACGCTCGTGTGCGGATGGTTGAGCGACAAGGTGTTCAAGGGCCGTCGAGCCATCACCACGATAATATTCATGGCTCTCGTGGCTGTGTTCATCCTGCTCTACTGGCGTTTCTCCTACAATTACACTATCGTTACCCTGTCGTTGATCGGCATCGGATTTTTCATCTACGGCCCGGTTATGCTTATCGGAGTTCAGGCTCTTGACCTTGCACCAAAGAATGCAGCCGGAACCGCCGCCGGACTCACGGGTTTCTTCGGATATTTCTTCGGAACCGCTATTCTTGCAAACATAGTTATCGGTTATGTAGCCGGCAGTGTGGGCTGGGACTGGACCTTTGTCCTCCTCTTGGCGGCTTGTGCTCTCTCCATCTTGTTTATCTCGTTTACCGCTAAGGAAGAACGTTATCTCTTGCAAAATAAAAATCAATAA
- the prmC gene encoding peptide chain release factor N(5)-glutamine methyltransferase produces the protein MTADITLKQCADGVRDRLSAHYPPGEAQALTRIVVEELLHYEPVDVVLHKDSIISPFMQEKIDKVVERLLNDEPVQYIFGKARFCGLEIKVTPDVLIPRPETQELVDCIVKEWGDRSDLSVLDVCTGSGCIAVALARGLKWADVTAIDISEAALGVARDNVTQLKVNVTLRQGDALAMESPAEPLWDIIVSNPPYIAENEKRDMEQNVLRYEPHLALFVPDNDPLRFYKAIGRYAAASLRAGGELYFEINPLYRDTLVTMLEGEGLVDVESWADAEGRQRFVKAKSPRDDG, from the coding sequence ATGACAGCTGACATTACATTGAAGCAATGTGCCGACGGAGTGCGTGACCGCTTGTCGGCGCATTATCCTCCCGGCGAGGCTCAGGCTCTGACGCGCATAGTCGTCGAGGAGCTGCTGCACTATGAGCCGGTGGATGTTGTGCTGCACAAAGATAGCATAATTTCTCCTTTTATGCAGGAGAAGATAGATAAAGTTGTGGAGAGGCTTCTTAATGACGAGCCTGTCCAGTATATATTCGGCAAGGCTCGATTCTGCGGGCTGGAGATAAAGGTGACTCCCGATGTGCTTATTCCGCGCCCCGAAACTCAGGAGCTTGTCGACTGCATAGTGAAGGAGTGGGGCGATCGTTCCGACCTGTCGGTGCTGGATGTCTGCACTGGTTCGGGGTGTATCGCCGTAGCACTCGCACGCGGGCTGAAGTGGGCCGATGTTACCGCAATCGACATTTCGGAGGCTGCGTTGGGTGTCGCACGTGACAATGTCACGCAGCTGAAGGTGAATGTGACGCTTCGTCAAGGCGATGCGCTCGCCATGGAGAGTCCGGCCGAGCCGTTGTGGGACATTATCGTAAGCAATCCTCCCTACATAGCCGAAAACGAGAAGCGTGACATGGAGCAGAATGTGTTGCGTTATGAGCCGCATTTGGCGCTTTTTGTCCCCGACAACGACCCGTTGCGCTTCTACAAGGCGATAGGGCGTTATGCCGCGGCCTCGTTGCGCGCGGGAGGGGAGCTCTACTTTGAGATAAATCCGCTCTATCGCGACACTCTTGTGACGATGCTGGAGGGCGAGGGACTTGTCGATGTGGAGTCGTGGGCCGACGCCGAGGGGCGTCAGCGGTTTGTAAAGGCTAAATCACCGCGTGACGATGGCTAA
- the glpC gene encoding anaerobic glycerol-3-phosphate dehydrogenase subunit GlpC translates to MDDSTVNYQKSNISDNNFEQCIKCTICTVYCPVTPVNPDFPGPKQAGPDGERYRLKKPFFYDEALKYCLNCKRCEVVCPSNVKIGDIIQSARIKYSKKSPGLRDRMLANTDFMGNMATLVAPVVNATLGLKPVKKIMDATLGIDAHRTFPSYASEKFTTWFKKEARLNQSRYPRQVAYFHGCYVNYNYPQLGKDLVTVMNAVGYGIKLLEDEKCCGVAKISNRLIDEAKRDGKINLEQIRRAVLEENLTVIGTSSTCTFTIRDEYPHLLDLDNADVRDEVMLATRFLYNLIDSGKAKLVFRDDYKKRVAYHTPCHMEKLGWTIYSTSLLKMIPGLDYVPLESNCCGIAGTYGFKKENYNYSQDIGRPLFNQILGEHVDLVATDCETCKWQIEMSTGMPVANPISIIADALDIEATRRANSVNLK, encoded by the coding sequence ATGGACGATTCGACAGTTAACTATCAGAAAAGCAATATAAGCGACAATAACTTCGAGCAGTGTATAAAGTGTACCATCTGCACGGTCTATTGTCCCGTAACGCCGGTCAATCCCGATTTCCCGGGTCCGAAGCAGGCCGGCCCCGACGGTGAGCGCTACAGGCTTAAGAAGCCCTTCTTCTATGACGAGGCACTTAAATACTGTCTTAATTGCAAGCGATGTGAGGTAGTGTGCCCATCCAATGTGAAGATTGGCGACATAATCCAGTCGGCACGCATCAAGTACAGCAAGAAATCGCCCGGATTGCGTGACCGCATGCTCGCCAACACCGACTTCATGGGCAACATGGCCACCCTGGTCGCTCCCGTAGTCAACGCCACGCTGGGATTGAAACCGGTGAAAAAGATAATGGATGCCACTCTCGGCATCGACGCCCACCGCACATTTCCCTCCTACGCTTCCGAGAAGTTCACGACATGGTTCAAGAAGGAGGCACGGCTCAACCAGAGCCGCTATCCCCGTCAGGTGGCCTATTTCCACGGATGTTACGTAAACTACAACTATCCGCAGCTTGGCAAGGACCTTGTCACGGTGATGAATGCGGTAGGCTACGGCATCAAGCTGCTGGAGGACGAGAAGTGCTGCGGCGTTGCAAAGATTTCCAACCGATTGATCGACGAGGCCAAGCGTGACGGTAAGATAAATCTCGAGCAGATACGCCGTGCCGTGCTTGAGGAAAACCTCACCGTAATAGGCACAAGCTCCACCTGCACCTTCACGATTCGTGACGAGTATCCCCACTTGCTCGACCTTGACAACGCCGATGTGCGCGACGAGGTGATGCTCGCAACCCGATTCCTCTACAATCTCATCGACTCAGGCAAGGCTAAGCTCGTGTTCCGCGACGATTATAAAAAGAGGGTAGCCTACCACACGCCATGTCACATGGAGAAACTCGGATGGACCATATACTCGACTTCATTGCTGAAGATGATTCCGGGACTTGACTATGTGCCTCTTGAGTCGAACTGCTGCGGAATCGCCGGAACCTACGGATTCAAGAAGGAGAACTACAACTATTCGCAGGACATAGGCCGACCGCTGTTCAACCAGATTCTCGGAGAGCATGTCGACCTCGTGGCCACCGATTGCGAAACCTGCAAATGGCAGATAGAGATGTCGACCGGAATGCCCGTCGCCAACCCCATTTCCATAATCGCCGATGCCCTTGACATAGAGGCAACTCGACGCGCCAACTCAGTAAATCTAAAATAG